GTGCACGGCTTCGGCGGGCTCGTCGCGCAGCAGGCCTTCGAGGAAGAGGGCGTAGGCGGCGGTGGAGTCGCCGACGCCGGCTGCGTAGCGCCACCAGAACCGGGCGCCGTCGTTGGCGTCCTGGTCGCCGAGGTACAGCAGACAACCAAATGCGCGGGCGCCGACCTGGTCGGTGGGGCTGGAGGCGTCGGCGAACTCGACGAGACGGTCTCCGGTGCCTGGGGCTCGGAGGACTGCTTTGCAGAGGTCCTTCAGGTCGCGCTCGAGGCGCTTCTTGAGGGTTTGTGTCCTGTCGCTGTGGTCGGGGAGGAGGAGTTCGGCCAGAACCGGGGAGCTGGGTACGAGCCATCCCTCTTCGCGGAGTTGGGCGGCTTGGGCGCGGCGGCTGACGGCTTGGTCGATGCGTTTGCGTAGTTGGCGGTTATCTTCGGCGCGCTGGTCGCGGGTGTAGGCGGGGGTGGGGACCCGTGCTCCGCGCAAGATGTCCTCGATCATCCGTGGTGGCCTTTCTCGTGGGCGGCGGGCGGATCGGTTTCGGTGAGCTCGATGGCCAGGTGGTTCATGGCGACGGCCAGGTGGGAGCGCACCGTGGAGTCGGACAGGCCGATCAGGGAGGCGACTTCCTTGATGGGCACGCCCAGCAGGAAGTGCAGAGTGACGCAGGTGCGTTGGCGGTCGGGCAGTCGTTCCACGGCTTCGCGGACCTGCATCCGCAGCGATACCTGGTCGATCTCCTCGTCCGGTATGGCTGCCAGGGGGCGCACGGAGGGTTCGAATGCGATTCCGGCCAGGGTGGCCGGGCGCCGGTCCCGCTTGCGCAGGGCGTCGACGATTCCGTCGTGGAGGATCTTCCAGCCGTAGGCGGCGGTGTTCTCGCTGCTGAGCGCTTCGTCCCTGGGCGCCGGTGTCAAGCAGGCGCCGGGTGCGCAGCGCGAGGCGACGGCGCACCTCTGCCAGCTGCGGCGTCAGCGGCTCGGCGGGCTCGTGTGCGGGGCACAGGACAGGGTGCGGGATACGGCACCAGGGGGTGCCGTCGCCCGCGGGGTGCGCGATGCTGGAGTCGGCGTGCCAACGGCAGGAGACCGGGACCGCAGCTGCGGCGAGTTCCTGCGGGTGCAGGCCGACGGGTCGCCCCTGGGTGCGGGTGTACCAGTCGATGCGGTTGCCGCACTCCCGGCACCGGCCGGGTTGGGCGGTGCGCAGTAGCCGGCTCGGGCTGTCCGCGGCAACCCGCAGTGCCCGCAGGCGCCGCGGAGCCATGGGGGTGCCGTCCCAGCGGCGGCCGGACGGAGTGGTCAGGGAACACATAGCCGCGAAGGTGACAGGCGACGCGCCGCGGGCACGGCGTCCGGGCCGCCAACGTCCCACGAACGGCCCCATCTGCTGGAAACATGCGCACGATCAGTCGCACGTACGGACGAGGGTGGTGACCGGATCGGGTGGTTTGTCGACTGGGGTCCAGCCTGGGTTAGTCGGCGGATTCGGCGGGGGGCGTGTGGCCGTCGCAGAGGGTGGCGAAGAGGTGATCGACGGGCACGTTCAGGGCGTGGGCGAGGGCGTGCCAGGTCTTGAGGGATCCGATGGTGCGGCCCTGCTCGATCTCGATGAGGGTGCGCCTGGCCAGGCCGCTGCGGCGGGCCAGTTCGTCGTAGGTCCAGCCGCGTTCGCTCCTCAGCCGCGCCAGCTGCAAACGGAGGGCGGTGAGGTTCGGGTCGGGCGGGAAGATCGTCACTCCACTATCCGACGGTGCAGACACCTGCCCTGTCAGTGCAGACCTCTGCCCTATTTCCGCAGGTGACCGCCCCAAGCGGCAGGGCAGAGGTCTGCACTACGGTGCGGCCAACACCCCCGCTCCCTCAGCCAGACGAGCCGGTAAGCGGACCAGCCCCGCGCCCACAGCAGGAGGAACGCGCGCACCATGAGGCTGTGCAGCACGCACCCACCGGTGCCCCGCACCTGGACCGTCGAACTACGCCCCCACCACGGCGGACCAGTGCTCTACTGCCCCCGCTGCTCACCGAGCGGACATGCCCTGCAGGCGACTTCGGCACGGCCTGCGGTTCTGGAGCACCTGGCACGGCATGCCCGCAGCGACGCCCTCCCTGCTCATCTGCGCACCTGTCAGTGCCACGAACGGGACTGCCGCTGGCACCCACGCCACCGCGGCTGCACCGGCCCCATCCTGCTCGTCCTCACCCGCGAACACGGCGGCCGCACCTGGCGCCTCGCCGACACCTGCGCCTCCTGCGCAGCCGCCACCCCCCATGCCGCAGTCATCCCCGACACTGCGCTCAACCCTTCGTCGACGCAGCGTCTGCCCGGTGACGGTCCCGGCTCCAGTCCGGCAAAGCGCATGGGACGACCACGGGGTGCGTCCGAGCAGGTCCCCGTCCAAGAAATGCTCAGCTACCTCGCAGCCGCACTCCCCACCGGCACCAGCCCCGAAGCCAGACTCCTCGCCCTTCAATGCGCCCTGCGCGCCAACCGTCACGGACAGGTCCGGCTCCCCACCGGGCTGCTGCGCGCCATGCGACTTGGCCACGCCAGCGCGCACTGGCACGAGTTGGAATGCCGCCGTTGGCTGTGCCCCGTGCAGCGTGGGATCAGCAGGCAGAACGACGCAGCCCTCCCAGTTCAGCTGCTCGATCCCCTGACTCAGGCAAGCGGCCGTGCTGGACGCCTTCAGGCCGCCGACTGGGCGCTGCGTGTCATCTCCAGAGCACCGTTGAAGGGGCAGCCTGCTGGCCTGCGACTAGCCGCGCTGGCTCTGGCCGCCCACCGCTCCCCCGCCCACACTCAAGCCGGCGTCGAAGCCGACCGGCTCAGCCGGGCCTGCGGCATCAAAGCCACCGACCTCGGCCCACTGCTCGACCACCTCGTCGAAGCCGGGACGATCAAAGCATGGGCCTGCGACCCGCACACCGAAGACCTCCACTGGACCCCCTCGCGCCCCGCAGCACGCCCTGTCAGATGAGGCCAAGCTGGCCGCATTGGCATCCCAAGTCGCGCCCCTGGTCGTCACCCCTTCTCGGATGTGAAGACGCGGAGGCCTGGGCGGCGACTTTGAGGGCAAACGCGCCCGCCTCCTCGACGACGCCGGTCCCGCCTGCCGGGTCAGCGGCGCCGGAGACGACCTGGAGGAGCGCATCACGCCGACGGCCCATGGTGCGATCCGCCGGACCAGGACTCCGCGGAATTCTCAGCCCTCGGCGGCCCCTTCAGTCGCCTGTGGTGTGACAGATTCGGGGTTCTGCGCGCTGGAACAAGCGTGATCACTGATGCGACGTACGGAGAAGACAGAGACGCCGAGTCCCGCGCCGTCTTGGACTTGAAGCAGTCTGTGACCCGGCGTGCTCGAGATGGTCGCCCCGCATACGTATGGGCGTTGAAGACGGTGGCCTGCATCGCCCTGCTCACACCAGCCTTGGGATGCGCCACGGCATCGGATGAAGTCGCGCCCGCTGCCTCATCCCTGTCCTCGCCCTCCTTGTCGGACGATGCCAAAGCTGCGAAGGAGACGCCATCGATGGAACCAAGCTCCATAACGGTCCTCATCACTTTTGTCGGTGGACCAGCCGACGGCCGCACCCAGCACATTCCGCTAACCCGGCTCAAGGATGAGATAACCGTTGCAGGGGTGCCGTATCGAACGAAGACGGGAGGTGCTCCGGAGCTGACGACCACCCCCGAGGGGGCAGCGCAGATCTTCCGCCCCGTCTGACACTGCCTGAACGGCATGCCTGGGCAGGCGGCAACGTGCCCCCAACACGGCGCAGCGACCGCGTCGGTCGGCGAGGGGCGCGAAGGATCAGCTCGCGCCGACGGAGACCGGGACCCCGGTCGCTCACTCGAACACGACCATCCGCGTCGGCGGACCGCCAGGTACAGCTCTTGGGGGCTGCGGGCCGCAGACTGGGCACTACGCGTCGCCTCCGCAGCACCGCTGAGAGTACTGTCCACCAGTGCAAGGCTGACCGCACTGGCCCTTGAGGCGCACCACTCTCCCAACCCCGCACGCACCGGCGTCGAAGCCGAACGGCTCAGCCGAGCATGCGGCACCAACCCGCGGGCCTCGCCCCACTACTCGACCACCTCGTTGAAGCCGGGACGATCAAAGCATGGGCCTGCAACCCGCACACCGAAGAGCTCCACTGGGCCCCCTCGCGCCCCTTGGTACGCCCTGTCAGGTGAGGTGGGCTCACCGCAGTCACGTGCGGCAGGTGGCGCCACCGTTCGGGATCTCGAAGTCTGCGGCCGACCGCATCCTGGATCACCTGGCGCAGGGTCATGCGGGACTGCCGCACGGTGTTCACCAAGCCAATGCTCGGCATCGCCCGCCTACACAACCTCGCCCTCACTGGATAATCCTCGCCCCGTACGCGACAACCTCTAGCCGCCACTAGCCGTGGCAGCGGAGCCTGATAAGGATCACGTCTGAGGCAAGGCCTTCCAGATATCCCACGGGATCCTCGGCGTACCTGAGCCCGTCCTGCATGTGCGGGCAGACCTCAGAGCCGTCGCAGGTGCCATGCACGGGATCACCGTCCTCGATCCACCAGCCGTCCAGCGTCAACAGGTCCGGCATCCACTCGTGAAGAGTGGAGAGGTCGAGCATTCCTCTGGGGCCGCCCGCACACTTGCCGAGCAGGCTGGGCATGGGCTTACCGTCATAGCGAGGCGAATCGTGGATCAGCTTGGGATCACCCTCAAATCCAGGGAGCACCGAGAAGCCGGTCGTTTCGCTTCCGCCGCGGATCGTCCACGAATCCCAGATTTCCCGCCATTCGATACCTGAGTCCCTTTCGAAGGGCGCGAGGACATCGGCTATCGCGGCCTCGACGTTATCGGCCGCCTGCGCGGGGAGGCAGACCACCACTCGAATTCCAGCCACTTCAACTCCCAGCTTTGCACGATTATCGCAGCCCCCTATGATAGAACATGCCATCACCGGGTAGCTACCCGGTGATGGCATGTTCTTAGCACCTGGATGCTACTCAGGCGTAGGAAGGTGCGGGGGTATCTGTGAATCCGTAAGGATCGAAGAAGTCCTTGCCCATCTCCTCGAGCCCTCCCCAGAATCCGAAGCTACGGAAGTAGCTGTTGGCCTGGGCGAACGGCAAGAGGTTCCCTGCAATTCCCATCGCACGGAACCCGCGAATCTTCGGACTGACCCGCGCCGTATTTGCGCCGGAAACAGCGCTGAATACTCGTCCGTTGTCGAACCCGCTACTCGGATGGATCACACGTACACGAGAGTCCCCCGCGAAATGCTCTGCCACCGCCTGCGCCTGAGCCTCGCTCGTGGCGACATAAATGACATTGTTCGCCTGCCCCTTCTTGGTCGAACTCATTTTGTTGTTGATGTCCGAAGCAATCAGGTTCAGCGCTTTGCCGTCTTTGGAACTCGTCGCATCGTAATCGACGACATCGACGATATTTCCGTTTTCATAGGAGACCTTGATGAAATCGGAGGTCGTTCCGTTGTGCCGCAGGTTACCGTTCTCGTCGGTGAAGGAACCCTTGCCCACCGTCGGCGCGGAATCGTCCTGGAGCAGGTACCGTTCGCCGGATAGGGTGCCCGAATCCGGATCGTAGTACATGCCCGCTGCCTTCAGATCATCGTTTGCCGCCTGGAGAGCGGTTCTCGTGGCGTCGTTGTCAGCCTCACCCCCCAGGATGTGCCCGATGCCGTAGGCGTCATAGATCACCGGGCGGCCGTCCGACAGCGTGTCCTTTGACAGAGTGGGGCTGCCCCCAGGCTCGGGTGCGAGCATGTGCCCGTCGCGTTCGAGGAAGCTGGTCGGGTTGCCGCCGGTGAAGGCGTACCGGTTACCCGTGTACGGATCCGCGCCGAGGCTCATGTCGGCGAGAGCCCCGGTGTACATGTCCCGGGTGGTGAAGCGGTTGAGGCCCGGGCTGTAGTCGCGGAAGCCCATGTCGTAGGTGCCGGACTGGGCGTCCCAGCGCTTGGCGTTGAAACGGTAGGGGTTGTACGCCTCCTTCGTCGGGTCGGCGGCGTCCGGCTTGTCGATGCCGGTGAACTGGGCCTCGTCGTCGCTGCCGTAGGCGGTGTAGCCGTAGGTGGCCTTGGTGTCGCCGTTCTTGTCGGTCAGCGTCTCGACGTCGGTGTGGCTGTTGTAGCCGTAGAAGCCGTCCTCGGTCGTGCCGTCAGTATTGTGCTTGACCTGTGAAAGGCGTTCGCCCCACGGGCTGTACTGGTAGGACTTGGCCAGCCGGCCTGCGACCTCTTCACCCAGGACCTCGCCGGACAGGCCGAGGTAGGTGAAGTCCGTGGTCGTTCCGTCCGCCGTCTTAGAGGCAGTGCGGTCGAGCGGGTCGAAGGTGTAGGTCGTCGACTTCATCGACCCGGTGTCGCCCATTTGCTGGGACTCCACCACGTGGTCGAAACCGTCGTACACGCTTCGCGAGATGACTTGCCCGCCGCTGGTGACGGACTCCTGGCGGCCGAACGGGTCGTAGTTGTAGTTCGCAGTGACTCCGGACGCCGTCGCGGTCAGCAGCCGGTTTCGGTCGTAGGCGTAGGTGGTGCTCGTGCCCTTGACCGTCTGGCTAATGACGTTGGCGTTGTCGTCGTGGGTGTACGTCTCCGTCCCTGCGCCGTTGCCGGTCTTCACCGACTTCGCCAGCCGGTCGGCCGGGTCGTACGTGTAGTCGGTGGTGGAGTCGAGGTACGCCGCGTGGTTGTCGGCGTTCATCCTCTTCGCGACATCCTGCGCCTTGTTGCCGTTGGGGTCGTAGGCGTAGGTGTGCGAGGAGACGAGGGTGCCGTTTGGCTTCTTCTCCGAAGAGGACTTGAGCGGACCGTCGAGGTAGTACGTGTAGTCGACGGTGTTGCTGTTGGCCTTGGTCTCCGTCAGCTTCTGGCCGCGGTCGGTGTACGTGAACGACGAGACCTTCGGCGAGGTGTCCGTGGCGGTCTTGCCGATCGAAACCGTTTTGACCAGCTCACGCAGGTCGTAGGTGTACTTGGAGAACTGGTCGGGGTGGGTGATGGTGTCCGGCTGGCTGTTGGCGTCGTAGGTGTAGGAGGTGGACTCCTTCTCCTGGCCGGCCAGCGCTTCGGTCACCTTCTGGACCTGGTTCAGTCCGGTGTAGGCGATCGTATAGGCGTCGATCTTCGCGCCGGATGAGGTGTCGTCTATGGAGGTCAGGTTGCCGTTGACGTCGTAGGCGTAGGCGTAGGTCTTCTTCTCGGTGTCTGTGTCGGCGGAGTTGTCGCGCACCAGCTTGACGCCGTCGGCGACGACCGCTCCGCCGCTATTCTGGAAGAGCTGGAGCTTGGCCGCGTTGCCCTGGGTGAAACTGAACGAGCCCAGCGAGACCCAGGTGCCGGTTCCGGCTGCCTGGCTGATGGTTTTGTCCGTGGTGCCGGTGGAGTGCGTGACCGTGTACTTGGCGGCCGTCGCAGCGCCGATGACCTGCGGGAACTTGACGTAGGCGGTGTAGGTTCCGGTCTTGGGGATGTTCAGCGTCCAGGTGAACGCGTCCGTCCCGGTTCCTGTGGCATGGACTTGGTGGTCATAGCCATGCTGCCCGGCGATGCTTCCCTTGGTCCATGTGCCCGTGGAACTGGTGTTCTGGGTGTCAGAGTTGTCGACGAGCGGAACCGCACTGCCGACCGGCACACCATCGTCGGTGCGGGTCTTGAGCTTGCCGTCCGGGTAGAAGGTCCAGCCCATGGTGCGGTTGGACGAGCCGCCCGCCGACGTGATGGTGCGGGCGGTCTGCTTGCCGATCTCGTTGTAGTCGTACGTGGTGACGATGTCCCAAGGATCGGTTGACGACTTGGGCCAGCCGTTGTCGAAGTAGCTGTAGGTGGTGTCGTT
This window of the Streptomyces sp. SLBN-118 genome carries:
- a CDS encoding RNA polymerase sigma factor; amino-acid sequence: MTPAPRDEALSSENTAAYGWKILHDGIVDALRKRDRRPATLAGIAFEPSVRPLAAIPDEEIDQVSLRMQVREAVERLPDRQRTCVTLHFLLGVPIKEVASLIGLSDSTVRSHLAVAMNHLAIELTETDPPAAHEKGHHG
- a CDS encoding helix-turn-helix transcriptional regulator — encoded protein: MTIFPPDPNLTALRLQLARLRSERGWTYDELARRSGLARRTLIEIEQGRTIGSLKTWHALAHALNVPVDHLFATLCDGHTPPAESAD